The following are encoded in a window of Acetobacteroides hydrogenigenes genomic DNA:
- a CDS encoding calcineurin-like phosphoesterase C-terminal domain-containing protein, protein MLSAFTVASSLQSYCQSSVCGRVSSHGKGIRNVVVTDGFSTTLTDKKGDYSLSVHPLSKFVYISTPSGYSAPLNGENLPQFFQKIEGRNANRVNFLLDRDSRGDSVHRIVFWADPQVRKPSDMEQLRDAVSDLKDVVDENLKYAYFGIGCGDIVFDNLTLFGEYNAIAAKAGIPFYHALGNHDMDYNKRSDEGSSASFEKAYGPTYYSFNKGSIHYVVLDNVFYIGRDHLYIGYLTAQQQDWLKKDLSYLQKGSTVIIVLHIPSALDANDLAKFDSKNINASLSNKEALYSLLEPFNAHIVSGHTHTMRNVSISGNIYEHNVSSVCGSWWNGPVAQDGSPKGYLVLEANGDNLKWYYKSIGFPLSHQMRFYPIGANSEQPEYITVNVWGWDWDWKVYWYEDDVRMGEMERYSGLDPFTLEAYRQLGDKKPKWFGPLETDHLFKAKPRSSTAKVKVEVVDRFGNSYWAE, encoded by the coding sequence ATGCTTTCTGCATTTACAGTAGCTTCTTCTTTACAATCGTATTGTCAGAGTTCTGTTTGTGGTAGAGTTTCTTCTCATGGAAAAGGAATTCGTAATGTTGTTGTTACAGATGGCTTTTCTACAACTTTAACAGATAAAAAAGGGGATTACTCCTTGTCTGTTCATCCTTTATCTAAATTTGTGTACATCAGCACCCCATCAGGGTATAGTGCTCCTTTGAATGGAGAAAACCTTCCTCAATTTTTTCAGAAGATAGAAGGGCGTAATGCTAACCGAGTAAACTTTTTGCTCGATAGGGATAGTAGAGGCGATAGCGTACATCGGATCGTTTTTTGGGCCGATCCGCAAGTGCGTAAGCCTTCGGATATGGAGCAACTTCGTGATGCTGTTAGCGATCTCAAGGATGTTGTAGATGAAAACTTAAAGTATGCTTACTTCGGGATAGGTTGTGGCGATATCGTTTTTGATAACCTTACCCTTTTCGGGGAATATAATGCAATAGCAGCAAAGGCAGGAATTCCGTTTTACCATGCGTTGGGAAATCACGACATGGATTACAACAAGCGCTCTGACGAGGGGAGCAGCGCCTCTTTCGAGAAAGCTTATGGGCCTACATACTACTCTTTTAATAAGGGAAGCATTCACTACGTTGTTCTGGACAACGTGTTTTACATAGGTCGAGATCACCTTTACATAGGTTACTTGACTGCTCAACAGCAAGACTGGTTGAAGAAGGATCTTTCGTACCTGCAAAAAGGTAGTACGGTTATTATTGTTCTGCATATTCCATCGGCGTTGGATGCTAACGATTTGGCTAAGTTCGACAGTAAGAATATTAATGCTTCGTTATCAAATAAGGAGGCGTTGTATAGCCTTTTGGAACCTTTTAATGCGCATATTGTTTCGGGGCATACGCATACCATGCGCAATGTTAGCATTAGTGGCAATATATACGAGCATAACGTTTCTTCTGTTTGCGGATCGTGGTGGAATGGTCCGGTTGCACAGGATGGTTCACCTAAAGGGTATTTGGTGCTTGAGGCAAATGGGGACAATCTGAAGTGGTACTATAAAAGCATTGGTTTTCCTTTATCTCACCAAATGAGATTCTATCCAATTGGTGCCAACTCGGAGCAGCCCGAATACATAACCGTTAATGTTTGGGGATGGGATTGGGACTGGAAGGTGTATTGGTACGAAGACGATGTGCGTATGGGCGAGATGGAGCGCTATTCGGGATTAGATCCTTTTACCCTAGAGGCGTACCGTCAGTTAGGAGACAAAAAACCTAAGTGGTTTGGTCCCTTAGAAACCGATCACCTCTTTAAGGCTAAGCCTCGATCGTCAACTGCAAAAGTAAAGGTTGAGGTTGTAGATCGTTTTGGCAATAGCTATTGGGCCGAGTAG
- a CDS encoding RNA polymerase sigma factor: protein MKERAEKEYIEGLRQGSQQDFGMLYNMYADHLYGFALKLSRSSVVAEEIVQDTFLTVWQKRELVEPTYSFKAFLFTVAKNRILNLFRSSIRQLEFEDFVVHANSINLSSNSTDEKISYDEFIEIVRVAKEVLPSRQLEIFELSKEHDLSNKEIAEHLNISEQTVKNQLSSALKTLRDKLSSSQFLFVLFL from the coding sequence GTGAAAGAGAGGGCGGAGAAAGAGTATATTGAAGGCCTTAGGCAAGGCTCGCAGCAGGATTTCGGCATGCTTTACAATATGTATGCCGATCACCTGTACGGCTTTGCGCTTAAGCTTTCGCGCTCCTCGGTAGTTGCCGAAGAAATTGTTCAGGATACCTTTCTTACCGTTTGGCAAAAGCGCGAGCTGGTTGAACCTACCTACTCTTTTAAGGCCTTTTTGTTTACGGTTGCAAAAAACCGAATTTTGAATCTATTCCGTAGCAGCATTCGCCAGCTTGAATTCGAAGATTTTGTTGTACATGCCAACAGCATCAATCTTTCATCGAATAGCACCGACGAAAAGATTAGCTACGACGAGTTTATTGAAATTGTAAGGGTGGCCAAAGAGGTGCTACCATCGCGTCAGCTCGAAATATTTGAGCTGAGCAAAGAGCATGACCTTTCGAATAAGGAGATTGCCGAGCATCTTAATATTAGCGAGCAAACCGTAAAGAATCAGCTCTCATCGGCTCTTAAAACGCTGCGTGATAAGCTTTCATCGTCTCAGTTCCTCTTTGTCCTATTCCTGTAG
- a CDS encoding FecR family protein — translation MKHIRIKTLLEKFFSSTITKTQFDEMKGFSEEVSDEDLSESLQHVWNSHDFGKVMPYSSKSRIKRELERTIARERFIGASIRAMKVAAAIAIPVLLASTIYLLTERNANQHQQAELMNVSVAKGEKATVNLPDGSTVTLNSESKLYYPSNFNTKERWIKLEGEAYFHVQKSQGRTFTVKTSSLNVKVLGTTFNVSAYGDEPVHSVVLVHGSVEVNAFGKQVQVIKPNEMYAFATHTGKASISEVDTYSYTGWRDGILSFDSEPVANVLDKVSRQFSVEFKYDPKQFRNDRLTGKLDLNDGVDNVLKVISLTSPMTYVKHKNKIVITARP, via the coding sequence ATGAAGCACATTCGCATTAAAACGCTGCTCGAGAAATTTTTCTCGTCAACCATTACCAAAACCCAGTTCGACGAAATGAAGGGGTTTTCGGAGGAGGTTTCGGATGAAGATTTATCCGAGAGCTTGCAGCATGTGTGGAATAGCCATGACTTTGGAAAGGTAATGCCGTACTCGAGCAAGTCTCGTATTAAGCGTGAACTTGAACGTACAATTGCTCGAGAACGGTTTATTGGAGCTTCTATTAGAGCAATGAAGGTTGCGGCGGCGATTGCCATTCCAGTTTTGCTGGCATCTACCATATATCTGCTAACCGAGCGCAATGCTAATCAGCACCAGCAAGCCGAACTGATGAATGTGTCGGTTGCTAAAGGCGAGAAAGCCACGGTTAACCTCCCAGATGGATCGACCGTTACGCTAAACTCGGAGAGTAAGCTCTACTACCCATCGAACTTTAACACGAAGGAGCGATGGATAAAGCTCGAAGGCGAGGCATACTTTCATGTCCAGAAAAGTCAAGGACGCACGTTTACGGTTAAAACGAGCAGTCTGAATGTAAAGGTTCTCGGAACAACCTTTAACGTATCGGCCTACGGCGATGAGCCAGTTCATTCGGTTGTGCTCGTACATGGATCGGTTGAGGTGAACGCGTTTGGGAAACAAGTTCAAGTTATTAAGCCAAACGAGATGTATGCCTTTGCCACACATACAGGAAAAGCAAGCATTTCCGAGGTGGATACCTATAGCTACACGGGCTGGCGAGATGGAATACTATCGTTTGATAGCGAACCTGTAGCCAACGTGCTTGACAAGGTGTCGCGTCAGTTTAGCGTAGAGTTTAAGTACGATCCGAAACAGTTTAGAAACGACAGGCTAACCGGGAAACTCGACCTGAATGATGGAGTGGACAACGTCTTAAAGGTGATATCGTTGACTTCGCCAATGACCTACGTAAAGCATAAAAACAAGATTGTAATCACGGCAAGGCCATAA